One part of the Epinephelus fuscoguttatus linkage group LG12, E.fuscoguttatus.final_Chr_v1 genome encodes these proteins:
- the acaca gene encoding acetyl-CoA carboxylase 1 isoform X6 has translation MAQQDGAAKKSPSVTALHSHFIVGSVSEENSEDEIQGKLDLQLEEKDARSLSPSSDSSSSTFEMGFDHIEGPMHNLRPSMSGLHLVKQGRDRRRIDLQRDFTVASPAEFVTRFGGNKVIEKVLIANNGIAAVKCMRSIRRWAYEMFRNERAIRFVVMVTPEDLKANAEYIKMADHYVPVPGGTNNNNYANVELILDIAKRIPVQAVWAGWGHASENPKLPELLHKNGIAFMGPPSQAMWALGDKIASSIVAQTAGIPTLPWSGAGLTVEWSENNQKKKIINVPTDLYELGCIQDVEDGLKASEKIGYPVMVKASEGGGGKGIRKVNCADDFPNLFRQVQAEVPGSPIFVMQLAKHARHLEVQILADQYGNAISLFGRDCSVQRRHQKIIEEAPATIATSDVFEDMERCAVKLAKMVGYVSAGTVEYLYSQDGSFYFLELNPRLQVEHPCTEMVADVNLPAAQLQIAMGIPLQRIKDIRMLYGVQPWGDSPIDFEGLSTAPSPRGHVIAARITSENPDEGFKPSSGTVQELNFRSNKNVWGYFSVAAAGGLHEFADSQFGHCFSWGENREEAISNMVVALKELSIRGDFRTTVEYLIKLLETESFQHNSIDTGWLDRLISEKMQAERPDTMLGIVSGALHVADVNLRNSVSNFLHSLERGQVLPAHTLLNTVDVELIYEGTKYVLTVTRQSPNSYVVIMNNSSAEVDVHRLSDGGLLLSYDGSSYTTYMKEEVDRYRITIGNKTCVFEKENDPSLLRSPSAGKLIQYTVEDGGHVFSGQCYAEIEVMKMVMTLTAAESGCIHYVKRAGAALEPGCVIAKLQLDDPSRVQQAELHTGALPTIQAVALRGEKLHRVFHNTLDHLVHIMNGFCLPEPFFSAKLKEWVERLMKTMRDPSLPLLELQDIMTSVSGRIPPAVEKCIKKEMAQYASNITSVLCQFPSQQIANILDSHAATLNKKSEREVFFMNTQSIVQLVQKYRSGIRGHMKAVVMDLLRQYLKVEIQFQNGHYDKCVFALREENKGDMANVLNYIFSHAQVTKKNLLVTMLIDQLCGRDPTLTDELMAILTELTQLSKTTNAKVALRARQVLIASHLPSYELRHNQVESIFLSAIDMYGHQFCIENLQKLILSETSIFDVLPNFFYHSNQVVRMAALEVYVRRAYIAYELNSVQHRQLRDNTCIVEFQFMLPTSHPNRGNIPTLNRMSFSSNLNHYGMVHVASVSDVLLDTSFTPPCQRMGAMVAFRSFQEFTRNIADVLSCFSDSPPPSPTFPEGGNPVLYGEEDNKSVQDEPIHILNVAIKTDSDIDDEGLAGIFREFTQSKKSLLFEHGIRRLTFLVAQKDFRKQVNCEVDQRFHREFPKFFTFRARDKFEEDRIYRHLEPALAFQLELNRMRNFALTAIPCANHKMHLYLGAARVEVGTEVTDYRFFVRAIIRHSDLVTKEASFEYLHNEAERLLLEAMDELEVAFNNTTVRTDCNHIFLNFVPTVIMDPSKIEESVRSMVMRYGSRLWKLRVLQAELKINIRLTPTGKQIPIRLFLTNESGYYLDISLYKEVTDSRTGQIMFQAYGDKQGPLHGMLINTPYVTKDLLQSKRFQAQSLGTTYVYDFPEMFRQALKKLWHSYQAYAHLPKCPLPSELLTFTELVLDAQGQLVQMNRLPGGNEIGMVAWRMTLRTPEYPAGREIIVISNDITHKIGSFGPQEDVLFLRASEMARESGIPRIYIAANSGARIGLAEEIRHMFHVAWQDPADPYKGFKYLYLTPQDYKKVSALNSVHCEHVEDEGESRYKITDIIGKDEGLGVENLKGSGMIAGESSLAYEEIITMNLVTCRAIGIGAYLVRLGQRTIQVDNSHIILTGAGALNKVLGREVYTSNNQLGGIQIMHNNGVTHCTVCDDFEGVFALLQWLSYMPKCNSSPVPILNAKDPIDRLVEFVPTKTPYDPRWMLAGRPSQTPKGSWQSGFFDQGSFMEIMQPWAQSVVVGRARLGGIPTGVVAVETRSVELSIPADPANLDSEAKIIQQAGQVWFPDSAFKTAQAIKDLNREGLPLIVFSNWRGFSGGMKDMYDQVLKFGAYIVDGLREYKQPVLVYIPPQAELRGGSWVVIDPTINPRHMEMYADKDSRGGVLEPEGTVEIKFRRKDLVKTMRRVDPVYMSLAERLGTPELSPPDRKELETKLKEREEFLLPIYHQVAVQFADLHDTPGRMQEKGVITDILEWQTSRQFFYWRLRRLLLEDTVKSKIQAANSELTDGQIQAMLRRWFVEAEGAVKAYLWDNNEEVVAWLERQLAEEEGARSVIDENIKYIRRDHILKQIRSLVQANPEVAMDSIVHMTQHISPTQRAEVVRILSTMETSASS, from the exons ATGGCACAGCAGGATGGTGCTGCTAAGAAGAGCCCCTCCGTCACGGCGTTGCACTCTCACTTCATTGTGGGATCAGTGTCAGAGGAGAACTCGGAGGATGAAATCCAAGGGAAGCTTGACCTGCAGCTTGAGGAAAAGGACGCTCGCTCCTTGTCACCATCCTCTGATAGCTCCAGCAGCACCTTTGAAATGGGATTTGACCACATTGAAGGCCCCATGCACAATCTGAG gCCTAGCATGTCAGGGCTGCACCTGGTGAAGCAAGGTAGAGATCGCCGGCGTATTGACCTCCAGAGGGACTTCACCGTGGCCTCCCCTGCTGAATTTGTCACCCGCTTTGGTGGCAACAAGGTTATCGAGAAG GTGCTTATCGCCAACAATGGCATTGCAGCAGTCAAATGCATGCGTTCCATCCGCCGCTGGGCCTATGAGATGTTTCGCAATGAAAGGGCGATCCGTTTTGTTGTCATGGTGACCCCAGAGGACCTGAAGGCCAATGCAG AGTACATCAAAATGGCAGATCATTATGTGCCTGTGCCAGGAGGGACCAATAACAACAACTATGCCAATGTCGAGCTCATTCTGGACATTGCTAAACGCATACCCGTTCAG GCAGTGTGGGCTGGATGGGGTCATGCCTCAGAGAACCCCAAACTCCCAGAGCTGCTTCACAAGAATGGCATTGCTTTCATGG GTCCCCCAAGTCAGGCTATGTGGGCTCTAGGAGACAAGATTGCCTCGTCTATCGTTGCTCAGACAGCTGGCATTCCAACCCTGCCCTGGAGCGGCGCAG GCCTGACAGTAGAATGGTCAGAGAACAaccaaaagaagaaaataatcaatGTTCCTACTGACTTATATGAGCTTGGCTGCATCCAGGATGTGGAGGACGGCCTGAAG GCTTCAGAGAAAATCGGCTACCCCGTCATGGTGAAAGCTTCGGAGGGAGGCGGAGGCAAAGGCATCCGTAAAGTCAACTGTGCTGATGATTTCCCTAACCTCTTCAGACAG GTCCAGGCGGAAGTCCCAGGATCCCCTATTTTTGTCATGCAGCTAGCCAAGCATGCCCGCCACCTAGAGGTCCAGATCTTGGCTGATCAGTACGGCAATGCCATTTCCCTGTTTGGTAGAGATTGCTCCGTGCAGCGACGCCATCAGAAAATTATAGAGGAGGCTCCTGCTACCATCGCCACTTCTGACGTGTTTGAGGACATGGAAAGG TGTGCAGTGAAGCTGGCAAAGATGGTGGGATATGTCAGTGCGGGGACAGTGGAATATCTCTACAGCCAGGATGGCAGCTTCTACTTCTTGGAACTCAACCCTCGTCTGCAAGTGGAACACCCCTGTACTGAGATGGTGGCTGATGTCAACTTGCCCGCTGCCCAACTGCAG ATTGCTATGGGTATTCCTCTTCAAAGAATCAAAGACATCAGGATGCTTTACGGGGTCCAGCCCTGGGGAGACTCTCCCATTGACTTTGAGGGTCTGTCAACAGCCCCCTCCCCACGGGGCCATGTCATTGCAGCACGTATCACCAGTGAAAACCCCGATGAG GGTTTCAAGCCGAGCTCCGGAACAGTGCAAGAGCTGAACTTCAGAAGCAATAAGAACGTGTGGGGCTACTTCagtgttgcagcagctggagggcTGCATGAGTTTGCGGACTCACAGTTTGGACACTGTTTCTCTTGGGGAGAGAATCGAGAAGAAGCCATCTC TAACATGGTGGTGGCTCTGAAGGAGCTGTCTATCAGAGGAGACTTCAGGACGACAGTTGAATACCTCATTAAGCTGCTGGAGACTGAAAGCTTTCAGCACAACAGCATTGACACTGGCTGGCTGGACAGGCTTATCTCAGAGAAGATGCAG GCGGAACGTCCCGATACCATGCTGGGAATTGTGAGCGGGGCGCTACATGTGGCAGATGTCAATCTGAGGAACAGTGTGTCCAACTTTCTGCATTCTCTGGAAAG GGGCCAGGTGCTGCCAGCACACACACTACTCAACACTGTGGACGTGGAGCTGATCTATGAAGGCACTAAGTACGTCCTGACAGTGACCCGCCAGTCTCCCAACTCCTATGTCGTCATCATGAACAACTCCTCTGCTGAGGTGGATGTCCATCGCCTCAGTGATGGAGGTCTTTTGCTGTCATATGATGGAAGCAGCTACACTACCTACATGAAGGAAGAGGTGGACAG GTATCGCATCACAATTGGGAACAAGACTTGTGTTTTTGAAAAGGAGAACGATCCTTCACTGCTGCGATCTCCCTCAGCAGGAAAGCTTATCCAGTACACAGTCGAGGATGGCGGGCATGTGTTTTCTGGCCAGTGCTATGCTGAAATAGAG GTGATGAAGATGGtaatgaccctcacagctgcagAGTCTGGTTGTATTCACTATGTGAAGAGAGCTGGAGCAGCACTGGAGCCTGGCTGTGTCATCGCCAAGCTGCAGCTAGATGACCCAAGCAGAGTGCAACAG GCAGAGCTGCACACAGGGGCCCTGCCTACTATCCAGGCAGTAGCTCTGAGGGGGGAGAAGCTACACAGAGTCTTCCACAACACACTGGATCATCTTGTTCATATCATGAACGGCTTCTGTCTTCCTGAGCCTTTCTTCAGTGCTAAG TTGAAGGAGTGGGTGGAAAGGTTGATGAAAACCATGCGCGACCCCTCTTTGCCTCTGCTGGAGCTCCAAGACATCATGACCAGTGTGTCGGGTCGCATCCCTCCCGCTGTGGAGAAGTGCATCAAGAAGGAGATGGCTCAATATGCTAGCAACATCACGTCTGTGCTCTGCCAGTTTCCCAGCCAGCAG ATTGCAAACATCCTTGACAGCCATGCTGCTACTCTTAACAAGAAGTCAGAGAGAGAAGTCTTCTTCATGAACACACAAAGCATCGTTCAGTTGGTGCAGAA GTATCGCAGTGGGATCCGAGGTCACATGAAGGCGGTGGTGATGGACTTGCTCAGACAATACCTGAAAGTGGAGATCCAGTTTCAGAATG GACACtatgacaagtgtgtgtttgcactgcgTGAGGAAAACAAAGGCGACATGGCCAATGTGCTCAACTACATCTTCTCCCATGCTCAAGTCACCAAGAAGAACCTGCTGGTTACGATGCTGATT GACCAGCTGTGTGGCCGTGATCCCACACTGACAGATGAGCTGATGGCCATCTTGACTGAACTCACCCAGCTCAGCAAGACGACCAACGCCAAGGTGGCACTGCGAGCCCGACAG GTGTTGATAGCTTCCCACCTGCCCTCTTATGAGCTACGGCACAACCAGGTGGAGtccatcttcctctctgccATTGATATGTATGGACACCAATTCTGCATCGAGAACCTGCAG AAACTGATCCTGTCAGAAACATCCATCTTTGATGTTCTGCCCAACTTCTTCTACCACAGTAATCAGGTTGTCAGGATGGCTGCCCTTGAG GTGTACGTTCGCAGAGCATACATTGCTTACGAGCTTAACAGCGTTCAACATCGACAACTGCGGGACAACACATGTATTGTAGAGTTCCAGTTCATGCTTCCCACATCACACCCCAACAG AGGGAACATCCCCACTCTAAACAG GATGTCATTCTCATCCAACCTAAACCACTATGGCATGGTGCACGTGGCCAGTGTCAGCGACGTCCTGCTTGACACATCCTTTACACCACCTTGTCAGCGCATGGGAGCCATGGTCGCTTTCCGCTCCTTCCAGGAGTTCACCAG GAACATAGCCGACGTGTTAAGCTGCTTCTCTGACTCTCCTCCCCCAAGTCCAACCTTCCCAGAGGGAGGTAATCCTGTCCTGTATGGCGAAGAGGACAACAAG AGTGTCCAGGATGAGCCTATCCATATCCTGAATGTGGCTATAAAGACGGACAGCGACATTGATGACGAAGGCCTGGCAGGCATATTCCGAGAGTTCACTCAGTCAAAG AAATCTCTGCTGTTTGAACACGGCATCCGTAGGCTGACTTTCCTCGTGGCCCAGAAG GATTTCAGGAAGCAAGTCAACTGTGAGGTGGACCAGAGGTTTCAT AGAGAGTTCCCCAAATTTTTCACATTCCGTGCCAGAGACAAG tttgaggaagacaggaTCTATCGTCACTTGGAGCCGGCACTGGCATTCCAGTTGGAGCTCAACCGCATGCGCAATTTTGCCCTGACTGCCATCCCATGTGCCAACCACAAGATGCACCTGTACCTGGGTGCAGCCCGTGTGGAGGTGGGCACAGAGGTTACGGACTACCGTTTCTTTGTGCGAGCCATCATCCGCCACTCAGACCTGGTCACAAAG GAGGCCTCCTTTGAATACCTTCACAACGAGGCCGAGCGTCTGCTGCTGGAGGCCATGGATGAGCTGGAGGTGGCTTTCAACAACACGACTGTACGAACCGACTGCAACCACATCTTCCTCAATTTTGTCCCCACAGTCATCATGGACCCATCGAAG ATTGAAGAATCTGTGCGCTCCATGGTGATGCGTTACGGCAGTCGTCTGTGGAAGCTGCGCGTCCTGCAGGCCGAACTGAAGATCAACATCCGCCTGACTCCAACAGGAAAGCAAATCCCCATCCGCCTTTTCCTCACCAATGAGTCAGGCTACTACCTGGACATCAGCCTGTACAAGGAGGTCACTGATTCCCGAACGGGACAG ATCATGTTCCAAGCGTATGGAGACAAGCAGGGTCCGTTGCATGGCATGCTCATCAACACGCCCTACGTGACCAAGGACCTGCTGCAGTCTAAGCGCTTCCAGGCGCAGTCTCTGGGCACCACCTATGTCTACGACTTTCCAGAAATGTTCAGACAG GCTCTGAAAAAGCTGTGGCACTCTTACCAGGCCTATGCCCACCTACCTAAATGCCCTCTTCCTTCTGAGCTGCTCACTTTCACAGAGCTGGTTCTTGACGCCCAAGGTCAGCTAGTGCAGATGAACCGACTGCCAGGGGGCAatgag ATTGGTATGGTGGCATGGCGGATGACCCTGCGCACGCCAGAATATCCAGCGGGACGTGAGATCATCGTCATAAGTAACGACATCACGCACAAGATCGGCTCATTCGGGCCTCAGGAGGACGTGCTGTTCTTGCGGGCCTCCGAGATGGCACGAGAGAGCGGCATTCCTCGGATCTACATCGCAGCCAACAGTGGCGCCCGCATTGGGCTGGCAGAGGAAATCAGACACATGTTCCACGTGGCCTGGCAAGATCCAGCTGACCCCTATAAG GGTTTCAAGTATCTCTACCTCACACCTCAGGATTACAAGAAAGTTTCAGCCCTGAACTCTGTGCATTGCGAACATGTGGAAGATGAGGGAGAATCCAG GTACAAGATCACTGACATCATTGGAAAAGATGAAGGTCTGGGTGTGGAGAATCTGAAAGGGTCTGGGATGATTGCTGGAGAATCCTCTCTGGCTTATGAGGAGATCATCACCATGAACCTA GTCACGTGCAGAGCCATAGGGATTGGGGCCTATCTGGTGAGGCTCGGACAGAGAACCATTCAAGTGGACAACTCTCACATTATCCTAACTGGAGCTGGGGCACTCAACAAG GTGCTGGGCAGAGAAGTGTACACATCCAACAACCAACTTGGCGGCATTCAAATCATGCACAACAATGGTGTGACCCACTGCACTGTTTGTGATGACTTTGAGGGAGTCTTTGCACTCCTGCAGTGGCTGTCCTACATGCCCAAG TGTAACTCTAGTCCagtgccaatcctcaatgccaaGGATCCAATAGATCGGCTGGTAGAGTTTGTGCCCACAAAGACTCCCTATGATCCTCGCTGGATGCTCGCAGGACGTCCCAGCCAGA CACCAAAGGGTTCCTGGCAGAGTGGCTTTTTTGACCAGGGCTCCTTCATGGAGATCATGCAGCCATGGGCTCAGAGTGTGGTGGTAGGCAGAGCCAG ACTGGGTGGGATACCTACTGGGGTGGTCGCTGTAGAAACCAGGTCAGTGGAGCTGTCCATCCCAGCTGATCCAGCCAATTTGGACTCTGAGGCGAAG ATCATCCAGCAGGCAGGACAGGTGTGGTTCCCAGATTCTGCTTTCAAAACAGCCCAGGCTATTAAGGACCTGAACAGAGAGGGCCTACCTCTTATTGTGTTTTCTAACTGGAGGGGCTTTTCTGGAGGAATGAAAG ATATGTATGACCAGGTGTTGAAGTTTGGGGCCTACATCGTGGACGGGCTGAGGGAGTACAAGCAGCCGGTCCTGGTTTATATTCCCCCACAGGCTGAGCTGAGGGGAGGATCCTGGGTGGTTATAGATCCAACCATCAACCCTCGCCACATGGAGATGTACGCTGACAAGGACAGCCG AGGTGGAGTTCTGGAGCCTGAGGGAACAGTGGAGATCAAATTCAGGAGGAAGGACCTGGTGAAGACCATGAGAAGAGTGGATCCGGTCTACATGAGCTTGGCTGAAAGACTGG GAACCCCAGAACTGAGCCCCCCTGATCGCAAAGAGCTGGAGACCAAGCTCAAGGAGCGTGAGGAGTTCCTCTTGCCTATCTACCACCAGGTGGCTGTGCAGTTTGCAGACCTCCATGACACCCCTGGTCGCATGCAAGAGAAGGGCGTAATAACG GATATACTTGAATGGCAAACATCTCGTCAGTTCTTTTACTGGCGCCTGAGACGTCTGCTGCTGGAGGACACAGTGAAGAGTAAGATCCAAGCAGCCAACAGCGAACTGACAGACGGCCAAATCCAGGCAATGCTACGCCGCTGGTTTGTGGAGGCTGAGGGGGCTGTAAAG GCCTATCTGTGGGATAATAATGAAGAGGTCGTGGCATGGCTGGAGAGGCAGCTAGCTGAAGAAGAGGGCGCAAGGTCCGTCATCGACGAGAACATCAAGTACATCCGCCGAGATCACATCCTCAAGCAGATACGCAG CCTTGTTCAAGCCAATCCAGAGGTCGCCATGGATTCTATTGTTCACATGACCCAGCACATCTCACCCACACAGAGGGCCGAGGTGGTCCGTATCCTGTCCACAATGGAGACGTCAGCCTCCTCCTAG